TGCAGTATTTTCTGCAGCAGCTCCAGTTTTTGCTCAAGGTGAAAACCCAAATTCTTCTAACCAATTGATCCAAAAGAAATACATTTCTGAACGTGATATTGCTGATGAAGTTAACCGTCAAGTAGCAGCTCACGAAGCTGAAATCAACGAAGAAGCTGAACGCCAACCAGCAGTTGTAGCAGCTAAAGCAGCTCTTGAAGCATACGGTTCAGGTCACCTTTACGGTGAATATGTAGCTAAAGTTGAAGCAGCTCGTACAGAAGCTCGTAACATCGTTCGTAACCGTTACATTCAAGTTATGCAAGAAAAAATCCGTACTGCTCCTGGATTTAACCACTATAACGATCCAGTTAAAGATCAAGAAGACAACAACAAACGCATCGCTGACGACCAAGAAGCACAAGGTAAGGGATCAGGTAAAGGATCAGCTAAACCAACAGATGGTAAAGGATCAGCAGATGGTAAAGGATCAGCTACTCCAGAACCAGGTAAACCAGGTGCTGTAGATCAAGCTAAAAAAGCTGACGATGCAGCTAAAAAAGCTGGTGTAGCAGCTAAAGCTGGTCAAAAAGCTCTTCCAAAAACACACGCTGCTAAATAATTCATTGATTTGATGAAGTAGCCCATCACTGAAACTTCGTTTCAGTGATTTTTTTGGTAAAAGTGGAAAAGATGAAGGAGAAAAGATGAGTAGACGTTCTAAGAAAAAGAATTTGTCCATTTGGAAAATTATTGCTTCCGTAGTCGCAGTAGCTATTGTTGCGGTTGGTGGGTATTTTATCATTAATAGCCTTTCTACTCCCAACGACTCAACTAACGAGCCAAAAGTTACTCAGGAAACTAAAAAACCAGCCTATACAGCCAGCGCAGAAGAAAAGGAATACCTTTCAAATAAATTTAAGGGCTTAACTTCGACCAACTCGGAGACAATTGCCTATGTCTATGCTCCTGGTACACAGTTAGATGAGCCTGTTGTTCAAACAAAGGACAATGAAACCTACCTCAATAAAACCTTTGAAGGGGACAATGTTCCTTATCTAGGTGCTGTATTTATGGATACGGACAATAAGAAAGATTTTAGTGATCGTTTGACATGGTTGTTTGCCCATGCGAGAGGAAGTAAACTTGGCGATCATCGTATGTTTAATGATGTGAACTATTATAGCCGTCAAGACTATTTTGATGAGCATCCTTATGTTGTTATCGAAACACCTGAGAGAAAGTTCTATTATGAAGCTGTTGCGATGATTATTGTACCAGAAGAGACAGCCTTCTATCGCACTAGTTTTGATGATGACAAAGATTTTGAAAAACAGTTAACTACTATTTACGATACAGCAGAGGTTAAAAAACCAAATGTGAAAGTATCTGCTAAGGATAAGTACCTTGTTCTTTCTACTTGTCGTGAAGAGGATGATACGATTCGTGCTAATCTCTATCTTCGCCAAATTCCTGATTCAGAGATGAGTGAGTTTGTCAAACAACATGGAGAGAAATTGACTTATAAACCAACCAGATCATAAAACCAAATCCTCCTAAAGTCAGATAAGATGATTTTAAGAGGATTTTTTGCATTCAGATAATTCATAGTCAAAATCTGTAAGCCTTTTCAAAATATGCTATACTGAGAAAAAAGGAGGATTTCTATGAGTCAAGAATTTATCAATCCGAGTGATGGTGTGATTCGTCAGTATCTGGCGACCAGTAAAACGTTAGCGGTAGTGGGTTTGTCTGACCGTGAGGAAACAACTAGCAATCGAGTGACCAAGGAAATGCAGGCTCGGGGCTATAAAATCATTCCAGTTAATCCCAAGGCTGCAGGTGGGGAAATCTTGGGAGAGAGGGCTTATGCGAGTCTAGCTGAGATTCCTTTTCCTGTGGATATTGTTAATGTATACCGACGGAGCGAATTTTTACCAGATGTGGCGCGTGATTTTCTCAAGGCTGATGCCAAGATTTTCTGGGCACAACTGGGACTTGAAAGCCTAGAAGCAGAAGAAATCTTGCGTGCTGGAGGATGCGACGACATCGTAATGAATCGCTGTATCAAGAGAGAACATACACGCTTAATTCTTGAACAATAAAAGGTAGCCATGGGCTACCTTTTGTGTCATAAAGTACCAATCAATGCTTGCATGCCAAGACTGGTGAGGATGATGGCAATCCAGCAAAGGGCTCCGAGGACAATAGATTTGCCACTGGATCTAACCATGCCAATCAGATTGGTTTTGAGACCGATGGCACTCATGGCCATGACGATAAGGAATTTGGAGAGTTGCTTGAGAGGTGCAAAGAAGTCA
Above is a window of Streptococcus oralis subsp. dentisani DNA encoding:
- the abpA gene encoding amylase-binding adhesin AbpA → MKKVLLSSVAALAVFSAAAPVFAQGENPNSSNQLIQKKYISERDIADEVNRQVAAHEAEINEEAERQPAVVAAKAALEAYGSGHLYGEYVAKVEAARTEARNIVRNRYIQVMQEKIRTAPGFNHYNDPVKDQEDNNKRIADDQEAQGKGSGKGSAKPTDGKGSADGKGSATPEPGKPGAVDQAKKADDAAKKAGVAAKAGQKALPKTHAAK
- the srtB gene encoding class B sortase, LPKTxAVK-specific — its product is MSRRSKKKNLSIWKIIASVVAVAIVAVGGYFIINSLSTPNDSTNEPKVTQETKKPAYTASAEEKEYLSNKFKGLTSTNSETIAYVYAPGTQLDEPVVQTKDNETYLNKTFEGDNVPYLGAVFMDTDNKKDFSDRLTWLFAHARGSKLGDHRMFNDVNYYSRQDYFDEHPYVVIETPERKFYYEAVAMIIVPEETAFYRTSFDDDKDFEKQLTTIYDTAEVKKPNVKVSAKDKYLVLSTCREEDDTIRANLYLRQIPDSEMSEFVKQHGEKLTYKPTRS
- a CDS encoding CoA-binding protein, producing MSQEFINPSDGVIRQYLATSKTLAVVGLSDREETTSNRVTKEMQARGYKIIPVNPKAAGGEILGERAYASLAEIPFPVDIVNVYRRSEFLPDVARDFLKADAKIFWAQLGLESLEAEEILRAGGCDDIVMNRCIKREHTRLILEQ